One segment of Arthrobacter sp. MMS18-M83 DNA contains the following:
- a CDS encoding class I adenylate-forming enzyme family protein — protein sequence MTTSPELTTTPETPMPLRWGRDVVESTVNGYPVRVYRDRPHSVGQLLLDARRWGDREFLVQGTRRLSYADHEQAVAAVANRLAAYGIATGDRVLILGFNSIEWFVSFWAIESLGAVAVLGNPWWGAHELEVILGRIQPKLAISDVEMSQVSRVSIAEIRQIVDAKEPATLRLAEVDEDDPALVMFSSGTTGIPKGILVSQRSVVGNLQNLLSMTRRLPSELEDSHPGTASLQTVPLFHLAGVQVSCGTILQGGKLVMLDGKFDPAEVLRLIEVEQVKSWGAIPTMVSRVLDHPDLQTRDVSSLGSIPLGGAAVPDELRARIAATFPKVNKRVGSLYGLTETGGLLAAAAGSEINGHPGRVGKPLPVVDIKIVGAGEDGVGEIYGRTPNVPLEIVGEGPVADGEGWVATGDLGRIDDEGYLYVTGRAKEIIIRGGENIAAAHIENTLQRHPDLSDAGVLALPDADLGEIVGAIVVLAPGADFDRDSILALCREYLGKFEIPERWWIRRDKLPMTAVGKMDKKLLKAQWIERGIVDLDDSGPADA from the coding sequence TTGACCACCAGCCCTGAACTGACCACGACCCCCGAGACGCCGATGCCTCTCCGGTGGGGCCGCGACGTCGTCGAATCAACCGTCAACGGCTACCCGGTCCGCGTTTACCGTGACCGGCCGCACTCCGTCGGCCAGCTGCTGCTGGACGCCCGCCGCTGGGGTGACCGGGAGTTCCTGGTCCAGGGCACGCGCCGGCTCAGCTACGCCGATCACGAACAGGCGGTTGCAGCCGTCGCCAACCGGCTTGCTGCCTACGGGATTGCGACCGGCGACCGGGTCCTCATTCTGGGCTTCAACAGCATCGAATGGTTCGTCAGCTTCTGGGCCATCGAAAGCCTTGGAGCCGTGGCCGTGCTGGGAAACCCATGGTGGGGGGCCCACGAGCTGGAGGTCATCCTCGGCCGGATCCAACCGAAACTGGCAATTAGCGACGTCGAAATGAGCCAGGTCTCGCGCGTTTCCATCGCCGAGATCCGGCAAATCGTGGACGCCAAGGAGCCCGCCACCCTGCGCCTGGCAGAAGTCGATGAGGACGACCCGGCCCTGGTGATGTTCAGCTCCGGTACTACGGGCATTCCCAAGGGAATCCTCGTGTCGCAGCGCTCCGTGGTCGGCAACCTGCAGAATCTGCTCAGCATGACAAGGCGGCTGCCGAGCGAGCTCGAAGACTCCCACCCTGGCACTGCCAGCCTGCAGACCGTGCCGCTGTTCCACTTGGCTGGGGTGCAGGTCAGCTGCGGGACTATCCTGCAGGGTGGCAAGCTCGTCATGCTGGACGGCAAATTTGATCCGGCCGAAGTGCTGCGCCTCATCGAGGTGGAGCAGGTTAAGTCTTGGGGCGCGATCCCCACCATGGTGTCCCGTGTCCTGGACCATCCGGACCTGCAGACGAGGGACGTTTCCTCGCTTGGCTCCATCCCGTTGGGCGGCGCCGCCGTCCCCGATGAACTGCGTGCCCGGATTGCGGCGACCTTCCCGAAGGTCAACAAACGCGTGGGCAGCCTGTACGGCCTCACTGAAACAGGTGGACTCCTTGCGGCTGCGGCCGGCAGCGAAATCAACGGTCACCCCGGCCGCGTTGGCAAGCCGCTACCCGTGGTCGATATCAAGATCGTGGGCGCAGGTGAGGATGGCGTCGGCGAAATCTACGGCCGGACTCCTAATGTTCCCCTTGAAATCGTGGGGGAGGGTCCGGTAGCGGACGGCGAAGGATGGGTGGCAACCGGTGACCTTGGCCGGATCGACGACGAGGGTTACCTCTATGTCACGGGCCGGGCCAAGGAGATCATCATCCGCGGTGGAGAGAACATCGCAGCCGCGCATATCGAGAACACGCTCCAGCGCCACCCTGACCTGTCGGATGCCGGCGTGCTTGCCCTGCCGGATGCGGACCTGGGCGAAATCGTGGGCGCCATCGTGGTTCTGGCACCCGGGGCGGACTTCGACCGGGACAGCATCCTGGCCTTGTGCCGCGAGTACTTGGGCAAGTTCGAGATACCCGAGCGCTGGTGGATCCGCCGCGACAAGCTGCCCATGACTGCCGTAGGAAAAATGGACAAGAAGCTCCTCAAGGCGCAGTGGATCGAGCGCGGAATCGTCGATCTTGACGACTCCGGCCCCGCCGACGCGTAA
- a CDS encoding acyl-CoA dehydrogenase family protein, with the protein MVETAYMGEKADQHGIGGPESIEQFVARATAFLEANVQVKPARTAFEWGFGEDTGVKLWEEPDSEEERARLAEAKEWRRKRFEAGFGWLDGPAEHGGRELPSAYSRAYRRLESQFETPSETYFKLDHVLGPVLLSRGTEEVRRSIPRALQRGDLVACELFSEPDAGSDMFSARTRATRTEGGWRLNGQKVWTSDAHLADIGVIFCRTSNEPGKRAFSAFVLDMHQPGVKVVPLRQMTGGAAFNEVYLDDAFVPDAHLLGEIGQGWDVTGEILARERAGIGAGLSRSGSGLANGTRLTALVKAMGQENDPLVRQALVKTITGFWATKQLTQNGTDRAGATGYRTDPTPLVSKLALSFNLRRASLLAGQVLGPRLTADSGEWGTFSWNSLVLGEPGVHIFAGTDEIVRNSLAEKVLGLPRD; encoded by the coding sequence ATGGTGGAAACTGCCTATATGGGCGAGAAAGCAGATCAGCACGGTATCGGCGGTCCGGAAAGCATTGAGCAATTCGTTGCCCGGGCCACGGCATTCCTCGAAGCCAATGTCCAGGTGAAACCGGCCCGCACCGCGTTCGAATGGGGCTTCGGCGAGGACACAGGGGTCAAGCTTTGGGAGGAGCCGGACTCCGAGGAGGAGCGCGCCCGCCTGGCCGAGGCCAAGGAATGGCGACGCAAACGGTTCGAAGCCGGCTTCGGCTGGCTTGACGGTCCCGCGGAGCACGGTGGCCGTGAGCTTCCCTCCGCGTACTCTCGGGCCTACCGCCGCCTTGAATCCCAATTCGAGACGCCCAGCGAGACGTACTTCAAACTTGACCATGTCCTCGGCCCGGTGCTGCTGAGCCGGGGAACCGAAGAAGTGCGCCGGAGCATCCCGCGCGCCCTGCAACGCGGAGACCTTGTGGCCTGCGAATTGTTCAGCGAACCGGATGCAGGATCGGACATGTTCTCCGCGCGTACCCGCGCCACCCGGACCGAGGGCGGCTGGCGCCTTAACGGGCAAAAAGTCTGGACCTCGGATGCGCACCTGGCAGACATCGGCGTGATCTTCTGCCGGACGTCCAACGAACCCGGAAAGCGGGCCTTCTCTGCTTTTGTTCTCGACATGCACCAGCCCGGCGTCAAGGTGGTTCCGCTGCGGCAAATGACCGGGGGCGCCGCCTTCAACGAGGTATACCTCGATGACGCGTTCGTGCCGGATGCTCACCTGCTGGGTGAAATCGGCCAAGGCTGGGACGTCACCGGGGAGATCCTTGCACGGGAGCGGGCCGGCATCGGCGCCGGCCTGAGCCGCTCCGGCTCGGGACTCGCCAACGGCACCCGGCTGACCGCCCTGGTGAAGGCCATGGGGCAGGAAAACGACCCGCTGGTCCGCCAGGCCCTGGTCAAGACCATCACGGGTTTCTGGGCCACCAAACAGTTGACCCAGAACGGGACGGACCGTGCCGGGGCCACCGGCTACCGCACGGATCCGACGCCCCTGGTCAGCAAGCTCGCGCTGAGCTTCAATCTGCGGCGTGCTTCCCTGCTGGCCGGGCAGGTCCTGGGTCCGCGGCTCACTGCCGACAGCGGCGAGTGGGGTACCTTCTCATGGAACTCCCTGGTCCTCGGCGAGCCGGGGGTCCACATCTTCGCCGGCACGGATGAGATTGTCCGGAACTCCCTTGCGGAGAAGGTACTTGGACTTCCGCGCGACTAG
- a CDS encoding SDR family NAD(P)-dependent oxidoreductase — protein sequence MQLQGKRIIVTGGAQGMGAATVRAFAREGAAVVAMDLKEEQGMATAEEIARETGADVSFAAVDVACREQVFDAVSAATQRLGGLDVLVNVAGVQRAKPAEELTDADFDFLLNINLRGTFYTSQAAFLAMKPSKAGHIINFGSDAGMSAIRGLGGYSATKGGVHAWTRTIALEFGPHGVRANIVVPAMKTPMTESGQSEGRGNVYAKTPLGGELGDPDRDLAPVMVFLAGDGSRFITGQTISVNGGLGMVR from the coding sequence ATGCAATTGCAAGGAAAGCGGATCATCGTCACCGGAGGCGCCCAGGGAATGGGCGCCGCCACCGTGAGGGCTTTCGCCCGCGAGGGTGCCGCCGTCGTCGCCATGGATCTCAAGGAGGAGCAAGGCATGGCGACCGCGGAGGAAATCGCCCGGGAGACCGGGGCGGATGTCTCTTTCGCCGCCGTCGACGTAGCCTGCCGTGAGCAGGTGTTCGACGCCGTATCCGCCGCCACGCAGCGCCTCGGCGGACTGGATGTGCTGGTCAATGTGGCAGGGGTGCAGAGAGCCAAACCGGCAGAGGAGCTAACGGACGCCGACTTCGACTTTCTCCTGAACATCAACCTGCGCGGGACGTTCTATACCAGCCAGGCAGCGTTCCTAGCCATGAAACCCTCAAAAGCCGGGCACATCATCAACTTCGGCTCTGACGCCGGTATGTCGGCCATCCGCGGCCTGGGCGGCTACTCGGCCACCAAGGGCGGAGTCCATGCCTGGACGCGAACCATCGCGCTTGAATTCGGACCGCACGGCGTCCGGGCCAACATCGTCGTCCCGGCCATGAAAACCCCGATGACGGAGTCCGGGCAGTCTGAAGGTCGCGGCAACGTGTACGCCAAGACGCCGCTGGGCGGAGAGCTCGGCGACCCGGACCGCGATCTGGCGCCCGTCATGGTATTTCTCGCGGGGGATGGCTCCCGCTTCATCACCGGCCAGACTATCTCGGTCAATGGCGGGCTAGGCATGGTGCGCTAG
- a CDS encoding MFS transporter — MSITATADHESRLKIRQATRAGAIGNLIEFFDFSLYGFFAVMISKLFFPTISPVAALLATFAVYGGAFVMRPVGAIVFGHIADRVGRRRALMISVVLMSLSTALIGMLPGYAQIGVFAPALLLLCRLTQAFSAGGEQSNSYVLVIEHSPVKQRGRNGSWLVVSVMLGVVAGILLSLLMESVTSDAQMEAWGWRVPFIVAVPLGLLGLYLRIKLQDSDVFKDAHATIANEPRRHSPLVQALRTVPKEMLILFGWIALVSLAGYILIGFMVTLLVKFEGYDMSAALGILAVSFLIGIPAVLAICRWADHLPRKVFATANAVAMLLWTLPAFWLVGQGPIGAGIALTVWIIIMYPMNLVAGFAVVELFPVDIRASASGVPYQLGFAIFGGSAPYLATWLTSSLSSMSVAYYVAAVALIGILVAIFGIPNAREMAVVSTVDKSGLQFDDGNTLDDVPVP, encoded by the coding sequence AAACCTGATCGAGTTCTTCGATTTCAGCCTGTACGGCTTCTTCGCCGTGATGATCTCCAAACTTTTCTTCCCCACGATCAGCCCCGTCGCGGCGCTCCTGGCCACGTTTGCCGTCTATGGTGGGGCATTCGTGATGAGGCCGGTTGGCGCCATCGTCTTCGGACACATCGCCGACAGGGTCGGCCGTCGCCGCGCCCTCATGATTTCCGTCGTCCTGATGAGCCTCTCGACAGCCCTCATTGGGATGCTGCCCGGCTACGCCCAGATTGGCGTTTTCGCGCCCGCATTACTGTTGCTGTGCCGCCTGACACAGGCGTTTTCCGCCGGAGGCGAGCAAAGCAATTCATACGTGCTGGTGATCGAGCACTCGCCAGTGAAGCAGCGCGGCCGCAACGGTTCGTGGCTCGTAGTATCGGTGATGTTGGGCGTGGTCGCCGGGATTCTCTTGTCCCTGCTGATGGAATCCGTCACTTCCGACGCCCAAATGGAGGCCTGGGGCTGGCGTGTTCCGTTCATTGTGGCTGTGCCCCTTGGCCTGCTCGGGCTCTACCTTCGGATCAAGTTGCAGGATTCGGACGTTTTCAAGGACGCCCATGCCACTATCGCCAACGAGCCACGACGGCACAGTCCACTTGTCCAGGCTCTGCGAACCGTGCCGAAGGAGATGCTGATCCTCTTCGGCTGGATAGCCCTGGTATCCCTCGCCGGCTACATTCTCATCGGCTTTATGGTGACGTTGCTGGTCAAGTTCGAAGGCTACGACATGTCGGCGGCCCTGGGTATCCTGGCCGTCAGCTTCCTGATCGGTATTCCGGCTGTCTTGGCCATTTGCCGTTGGGCGGACCATCTTCCGCGCAAAGTCTTCGCTACCGCAAACGCCGTGGCGATGCTTCTTTGGACGCTGCCCGCTTTTTGGCTCGTCGGACAAGGTCCAATTGGTGCCGGTATTGCCCTGACGGTGTGGATCATCATCATGTATCCCATGAACCTTGTTGCCGGATTCGCGGTTGTGGAACTGTTCCCTGTGGACATAAGGGCGAGCGCCAGCGGCGTTCCCTATCAGCTCGGATTTGCGATTTTCGGCGGCAGCGCGCCCTATCTGGCAACGTGGCTGACGTCCTCGCTCTCCTCGATGTCGGTCGCCTACTACGTTGCTGCCGTGGCATTGATCGGGATCCTGGTGGCAATCTTCGGCATTCCAAACGCCCGTGAGATGGCGGTCGTCTCAACTGTGGATAAGAGCGGTCTCCAGTTCGATGACGGAAACACGCTGGACGACGTCCCGGTGCCCTAG
- a CDS encoding alpha/beta fold hydrolase, whose protein sequence is MKTTTIQVDGLAVSSISDPMVSQPLSGATRIVLVHGAMDTGGSFSRLIDHLAGFDVVSYDRRGYGASPLTSRQPARLAEHVEDLLAILDGHCSMVLAHSLGGVIALAAVERAPQLFKGVVAYESPMPWESWWPPVPLPNDGRDPQQVLAAAERFLRRHVGDARWEALDDGRRQDLLAQGPAWAAELRDARDGGPVYLPESLEVPVLAVYGTATDDRHRQAALELARRAPNARLATIEGANHVGHRREPAKLAELLRGHIAATAVN, encoded by the coding sequence ATGAAAACCACCACCATCCAGGTTGACGGCCTCGCCGTCTCCAGCATTTCGGATCCTATGGTTTCGCAGCCATTGAGCGGCGCCACACGCATTGTGCTTGTCCATGGCGCCATGGACACGGGCGGTAGTTTTTCCCGGCTGATAGATCATCTGGCAGGGTTCGACGTGGTCTCTTATGACCGCCGAGGCTATGGCGCCTCGCCCCTGACGAGCAGGCAGCCCGCCCGCCTGGCGGAGCATGTGGAAGACCTGCTGGCCATCCTTGACGGCCACTGCTCCATGGTGCTGGCCCACAGCTTGGGCGGGGTGATTGCGCTCGCTGCTGTGGAGCGCGCACCGCAGTTGTTCAAAGGCGTTGTGGCGTACGAATCGCCCATGCCGTGGGAGTCGTGGTGGCCGCCGGTTCCCTTGCCGAACGACGGCCGGGACCCACAGCAGGTCCTCGCGGCTGCGGAGCGCTTCCTGCGCCGCCATGTGGGCGACGCCCGCTGGGAAGCGCTCGACGACGGCCGTCGTCAGGATCTTCTGGCACAGGGCCCTGCATGGGCTGCTGAGTTGAGGGACGCGCGCGACGGCGGGCCCGTCTACCTGCCGGAGTCCCTGGAGGTTCCTGTCTTGGCTGTGTACGGGACGGCCACCGACGACCGGCACAGGCAGGCAGCCCTTGAGCTTGCACGACGGGCGCCCAACGCGCGACTCGCAACCATCGAGGGCGCCAACCATGTCGGTCACCGCCGCGAGCCGGCCAAGCTTGCCGAACTGCTGCGCGGCCACATCGCGGCCACGGCCGTGAACTGA
- the prpB gene encoding methylisocitrate lyase: MLYSTITAEQKRVRFRELLANGSIHQFPGAFNPLSARLIEEKGFAGVYISGAVLANDLGLPDIGLTTLTEVVGRAGQIARMTGVPAIVDADTGFGEPMNAARSVQELENAGLSGCHIEDQINPKRCGHLDGKGVVELDVATRRIRAAADARRDPNFLIMARTDIRASDGLEAAQDRAKALVDAGADAIFPEAMRDLEEFASIRQAVDVPILANMTEFGKSRLFTVNELRDVGVNMVIYPVTLLRMAMGAAERALDTLRDHGTQESEVPNMLTRTRLYDLVDYEGYNHFDSGVFNFAVPEVFRQQA, from the coding sequence ATGCTCTACTCAACCATCACCGCTGAACAGAAGCGCGTACGCTTCCGCGAACTCCTCGCGAATGGCTCCATCCATCAGTTTCCTGGGGCCTTTAATCCTTTATCCGCCCGCCTCATCGAGGAGAAGGGATTCGCGGGGGTCTACATTTCAGGAGCTGTGCTGGCCAACGATCTCGGGTTACCGGACATCGGACTCACCACACTCACCGAGGTGGTGGGCCGTGCCGGCCAGATCGCGCGAATGACGGGCGTGCCGGCCATCGTGGACGCCGACACGGGCTTCGGCGAACCCATGAACGCGGCGCGCTCTGTCCAGGAACTCGAAAATGCGGGGCTTTCAGGCTGCCACATCGAGGACCAGATCAACCCTAAGCGCTGCGGGCACCTTGACGGGAAAGGCGTCGTTGAACTCGATGTGGCGACGCGGCGCATCCGCGCTGCCGCCGATGCGCGCCGGGATCCGAACTTCCTCATCATGGCCCGCACGGACATTCGCGCCTCAGACGGACTGGAAGCCGCGCAGGACCGCGCCAAGGCGCTCGTTGATGCCGGGGCGGACGCGATCTTCCCCGAAGCAATGCGGGACTTGGAAGAATTCGCCTCGATTCGCCAGGCAGTCGACGTGCCGATCCTGGCCAACATGACCGAGTTCGGCAAGTCGCGCCTGTTCACTGTCAACGAACTGCGGGACGTGGGCGTAAACATGGTGATTTATCCAGTCACTCTCCTGCGCATGGCCATGGGTGCCGCAGAGCGAGCCCTGGACACGCTTCGGGACCACGGGACGCAGGAGTCCGAAGTGCCGAATATGCTGACGCGTACGCGGCTGTACGATCTGGTCGATTACGAGGGCTACAACCACTTTGATAGCGGAGTATTCAACTTCGCCGTTCCGGAAGTTTTCCGCCAGCAGGCTTGA
- a CDS encoding CaiB/BaiF CoA transferase family protein, with protein MGGVLEGLTVVEFAGLGPAPFCCMLLADMGAEVIRVERPQRPERLAQARARDTFGRGRQSVVADLKDDAGKRLARELAVRADVLVESFRPGVMERLGLGPEDLMPHNPALVYARMTGWGQDGPLAATAGHDINYIAMAGALEPMGRAGQAPVVPLSLVGDFGGGGMFLALGIVSALYERSRSGKGQIVDASCVDGASMLMSVVHHMRSLGQWRDERGTNLFDTGAPYYDVYETADGLYVSFGAVEPKFYEAMVETLGLDPAGMHPQNDRAAWPRRRSIIAERIRTRTRTEWGQTFDGVEACFAPVLSPAEVPSAEAHRARKAFVNVDGFPEPAPSPRFSRTPSSTKPRPEPGGHTAQILERFGLAETAASN; from the coding sequence ATGGGCGGCGTTCTTGAAGGACTGACAGTGGTGGAGTTCGCAGGACTGGGGCCTGCGCCCTTCTGCTGCATGTTGTTGGCCGACATGGGAGCGGAGGTAATCCGCGTCGAACGGCCCCAAAGGCCGGAACGTTTGGCGCAGGCCCGCGCGCGTGACACCTTCGGCCGAGGCCGGCAGTCTGTCGTCGCGGACCTGAAGGACGACGCCGGCAAGCGCCTGGCGCGGGAACTGGCAGTCCGCGCCGATGTGCTCGTGGAAAGCTTTCGTCCCGGTGTGATGGAGCGGCTCGGGCTTGGGCCCGAGGACTTGATGCCGCACAACCCGGCCCTGGTCTATGCGCGGATGACGGGGTGGGGCCAAGATGGGCCCCTGGCCGCCACGGCAGGGCACGACATCAACTACATCGCCATGGCCGGGGCCCTGGAACCGATGGGCCGGGCGGGCCAGGCGCCGGTAGTGCCGCTCTCCCTCGTTGGTGACTTCGGCGGCGGCGGAATGTTCCTGGCCCTGGGTATCGTTTCCGCGCTCTACGAGCGCTCACGCTCAGGCAAGGGCCAAATTGTGGATGCGTCCTGCGTGGACGGCGCTTCAATGCTCATGTCCGTTGTGCACCACATGCGCTCCCTGGGACAGTGGCGGGACGAACGGGGCACCAACTTGTTCGACACCGGCGCTCCGTACTACGACGTCTACGAAACTGCGGACGGACTGTATGTCTCGTTCGGCGCCGTGGAGCCAAAATTCTATGAAGCGATGGTGGAGACGCTCGGGCTTGACCCTGCCGGCATGCACCCCCAGAACGACCGCGCTGCGTGGCCGCGGCGCCGTAGCATAATCGCCGAACGCATCCGGACGCGTACCCGTACCGAATGGGGGCAAACGTTCGATGGCGTCGAAGCCTGTTTCGCTCCCGTGCTCAGTCCGGCGGAGGTGCCCTCCGCTGAGGCCCATCGGGCGCGGAAAGCGTTCGTCAACGTCGACGGCTTCCCGGAACCGGCTCCGAGTCCGCGGTTCAGCCGGACGCCGTCGTCGACAAAACCGCGCCCCGAGCCTGGCGGTCACACCGCCCAAATCCTCGAACGGTTCGGCCTGGCCGAGACCGCCGCAAGCAACTGA